Below is a genomic region from Pirellulales bacterium.
TCTATACGTTTGGCACCCTGGGCACCTTTGCCGTGTTGGCCGCGCTGGGGACGGAGGATCACCCCGTCGAGACCGTGGACGATTTGGCGGGGCTGGGCCAGACCCACCCCCTGGCCGCGCTCGCGCTGGCGATCTTTATGTTTAGCCTCGCGGGGATTCCCCCTTTGGCCGGTTTTTGGGGGAAATTTACGCTCTTTGCCGGGGCCGTCCAGTCCAGTGGCGTGGCCAGCGCCGAGGCCGCCGGCACACCGGGTTGGAACACGTGGTTTCTTGTCCTGGCCATTGTGGGCGTGCTGAATGCCGCCATCGCCGCCGCATATTACCTGCGAATCATTGCCGTGGTCTATTTTCAACCCCACACCCAACGCTGGCCCGCCAACGCCAATCCCGGCCCCGCGCTGGCCGCTGCCATGTGCGCTGGCCTGGTGCTGGTCGGGGGAATTTTTGCCGGTCCCATGCTAGCCAATACCCAGGCCGCCGGTCAAAATGTCTATCGGGGAGAACGCCCCCAGGTGAATGCCGCCCAAGTACCAACAGAGGCGTCCCCCGCGGCGCGGATTCCACAGCTAGCAAGGCATGATTGATCAGGTCCCGCGGACGGGTGGCCGCCAGAGGTGGACCATCATTAAAAAGAGAGCGTGACTTATGGCCCGGCAGCGATTGCTCGGAGGCGCGCTGGGTAAACTCTTGCACGCTGCTCAGCTTCCCTTGTGCGCGGTGGATGGCCAGTCACGACTGATCTATGCCAACCCCGCGCTTTTGACCTGGCTGGATATCCCCGAAGGGGAGCTCCTAGGAGAGACGCATTTCAGCAGTTCCGCGCAGAACCGCGCGGGATTCTTGCGGCAGGCCTTGTGCCCCCCTCCCGGCGCGGAGCTTTCCCCCGGTCCGGTGACCGTGCCACTCGTGCTGGAAGTTGCCCTCGAGAGTGTGACCGCCTCCGTCACTTGGTGGCCGATCCGCCACGGCGCCGGTGAATTGGAATGTTTGCTCGGAATGATTCATCGAGTAAATCAACTAGCGGGGGAAAGCGCCGGAGTGGTTTCCTGGTCGGACTGGCACGCCCGGCTGGCCTGGCAACGGGGCGCGTTGCGCCTGCATTACCGCCTGCGCGACTTGGTGGGGGAGAGCCCCGCCATCCGCGTTGCGCGGCAACAGGCCCAGTTGGCCGCCAGTTGCCGCGCGCCCGCGACCATTGTTGGACCAGTGGGTAGTGGCCGGCGCTCCTTGGCCCTGGCGATCCACGCGGCGGGCCTACCGCCCGAAGACCCCCCCGGCCCGGATTTTCCCGGCGACGCGGGTAGACCGCTGATCACGCTGGATTGTCGGCTGCTCAATGCGGAACTGCTGGCCGCGCGGTTAGGTCATTTGCCTCCATACCAGGGGATAAAATCCGGTCCGCCAACAACCACCTTCAAAGGCGATGCCTCTGGAGCCTGGGGCACGCTGGTATTACTCGGTTTGCAGGATTTGCCAATAGGCCTGGCCGAGGCATCCAGCTTAATGGCCACACTGGAACGCCTGACCCACACGGATAGCCCCTGGCGGGTGATGGCGACTGCCACGGTTGGCCCGCTTGAACTCCTGGCCAATCAACGCCTTTCAGCCGAACTGGCCGCGCGGTTGAGTACCTTGGTGATTCATTTGCCTCCTTTGCGAACCCGACCAGAGGACATTCCTTGGTTGGCGCAACATCTGGTCGAGGTGGAAAATCGCAGCCGCTCGCGGTCTTTGCGGGGATTGCATGCCGCCGCGTTGGAACGCCTGGTGCTGCATGGTTGGCCGGGTGATATGGCGGAATTGGCCTCCGCGCTTCGCATTGCCGCAAAGTCCGCCGCCAGCGGTGAAATCACCGTTGCGGATTTACCCCCGTACCTGGTCCAAGCGACAGAACAACTGCGCCACCCGCGGGAACAACTCGCGCCATTTGATCTGCCGGATTGGCTGGCCCAGGCCGAACGCGACATCCTTCGGCGGGCACTAGCCCAAACCCGCGGCAATAAAACCGCCGCCGCGGAACTAGTGGGGATGAACCGTCCCCGGTTTTACCGACGACTGGTCGAATTGGGCCTGGTGGAGGAAAACAACGGTCCGACGGGCGATCCCACACCAGATATGCAAATGAGCGGGCAACCGGGATTTGCTCATCCGATCTCCGTCCCCGAAAGGGGCCTTGCCGATCCCGCGGGGAATGAGTCGGCAGCTTTAAAAGCGGCGGAGGCCACGGCCCGCCGCATTGCCCGTCGATCAAAAAAACTGCCGCCACTCCCCCCCTCGACATCCAACGCCGAACCGGAATTCATGGAAGATATTCCATTCATTCCCGAAGATGAATGAGGAAAAGAGTGTGCAATAGGCGAGGCACTCTGAGATTCGAAATATGAAAAAAGCCCGCCACGCCAGCCGGGGAAGATTATTCCCTGGCTGACGCTGCGGGCTGAGGTGTATGCTGCAGGTTAGATTGCGGCTTGGGCCGTCTCGCCAGTGCGGATGCGAATCACTTCGCTCAACTCACTGACAAAAATCTTGCCGTCCCCTACTTGTCCCGTGCGGGCGGAATTAATAATCGTGTCCAAAACCGATTGCACATCCTTGTCCGACACCACGACCTCAATCTTGACCTTGGGCAAAAAGTCCACGGCGTATTCGGCGCCGCGATAAGTCTCGGTATGTCCCTTTTGGCGGCCAAAGCCACGTACTTCGGTCACGGTCATCCCCTGCACTCCCTTGTTGTGCAAGGCATCCTTCACCTCTTCCAATTTGAAATGGCGGATAATGGCTTCAATTTTTTTCATGGCAGACGCTCCTTAAAGAAAAATTCCGGCCCAGGTGCCAGCGAGTGGGCCTCGCGAACACCGCGAGTGGGATACCTAACTGATTCCCTGCCGTTTTACAATTACTTAGAATGCACAGATGGTGCCAAAGCGTAAAGCACGCCGAAAATGCGATTAAGCACTTATTGCAAGCCATTGACCTATATGGACTTAAGCCATTGAAAATATTTTTGCAATGCTTTTCTATTGCGCCTAGCCACCCCTCGTACCGCGAAGGAAACGCGCTATCGCTGTTAAATTTTTTAACAACCCAGCGATGCTAAGTACCGTCCCGCTAACAGTTTAGCAGCTTGTCCCACAGGCGAAACCTTTGTCACGCGGCTGTGACAAAAAGTTTGGAGGCGTAAGGGATTCCTTTACCGAGATTCGCCGCTTGGCTGTCGGTGGAATCTGGCAGAAAGGGGACTCGGCGAATGGCTGCGGTTCGAAATGTGTAAACCAGCAAAGCTGTAACGGCCAATTTATGGTAAGAGGAGCGAAATCGTGGCCACCCTCGCCTCCTGGGTCCGGGCTAAATCCCGCGCGACGACACGCTAAATTATGTTAATCTTCTAAAAAACTCAAACTGGCGATGATCATCATCGCCGGCCAGACGATCATTCCCCCCGCCACGGCCAGACTGCCCCACAGGATCACACCCAGCGCGACTAAGAGCGGCCGCAAACGGGGCCACCAAACCAATGCCGTAGCCAGCTCCCAAATAACCACCGCATGCGTCCAAAAATTCAACAGCACCGGGTAATCACGGATTCCCGTCAGATCAACCCAGCGGCTATCAACCCGCGTCACCAACCCCCACAGCGCGATCCCGGACCACCAGTGGTTTTCAAAGCCCAATTGAGCGAGCGCCATCGCAAAGCAATACATGGCAAAGTGGACCTGCAAGAGCCGCACTGCTAGATTGGTGCGAATCGTCGGCTGGGCGTGATGCCAGACACAACAAGAGGCGGGGATTGGCCGGTTATCGGGGACGTTGCCATTAGAGTTTTTTGCGTGTTCAGCGTCTTTTGCCAACCAACGCTCGACCGACCAAGTCGCGCCGGAATTGCCAATGCATAGGTAAACCAGCACAAACGCCAGCACATCTTCGCCAGGTCCGCTGTACAACGGTCCGCGCTGCAAGAGTGAGATAACAAACAGTGTTGCCAGCGGTGTGGTCCAATTTGCCTGCCAGCCGACGGTCATCGCCGCCACGCATAACAAACCCGCCGCGTACAGCCCCCACAACATATTGGGATCCTGGCTCCAGGCAAACAGGCTAATATACGAACGCCCTCCATGCCAATTATTCAGCAGTTCCGGCGTGACAATGCCCGTTGGTCCAAACCATTCGATTAAATTCCCCGCATAGCCTAAATACCAATACAGCGCGACACAGCCGGTCAACAGGCGGATCATTCCCAACCAGCCGGGATTGCGCGGCGTGAACCAAAAACGCTCCCAGCACGCACCGACTTCGGCGGATAGCTGGCGCAGATAATCCCCGCAGGCAGATAGCATCACTTGACCTCGGGGAGTTGATCCAGCGGCACGGGCCGGGGGGCGGGAGGAGGCGGCTGTTCAAAGTTTCCCCCACCCGGGGGGAGCACCACGGGGGGCCGCTTGGCAGAAGAAGCGCCGGCGGCACTGACAGGGGGCGTGTTTGCCGCAGAGTTATTGCCATTCACCGTCACCACCGGCGCCACATCCCGGGGATCGGTAACCGGCTTATTTAAGAAGGCCTCCCCCTCGGCAGTCCACTTGATTGTGGCTTGATAAGCGGTCTCTACCCGATCCGGGGCGGAATTGGCCGCGGGATTGTCATAATTTGCCCGTGGACGCCTGCGCAGGACAATATCCAGACGGTTTACTTCCTCTCCCTGCCCCTGCAGTTGACGCCGCCAGCCGCCAGCCAAATCCCGCACCAAACTGTCCGGCTCTCCCGGATCCAGGTCCGCCTGCAGGGCAATCAGCTTCCCCACCTGCCGCCAGCGTTCCCCTTCAGCGGCGCTGGCATCCGCCGGGGGATAACGAAACGTCACTATTTGGCCCTGTCGCGGCAGGTTCACCTCAAAAAAATGATCCGCGTCAACCGCCGCCAAACTAGTAATCCGCTGGTCCCATGTCCGATCCAGCCACAGCGGATATAAATAGGCGTTCCAGACTTGCTTCACCTTGCGCACGCTATCCGCCATCCGTTCGTTCGCCCGTTCGTTATTTGCCCAAAAAACCAGCACCAGACCCAACAGGTGGGCGACAATCAGCACCGAGACGATTCCCCGCGCCGCTTCGGACCAGGTTTCCATCGGCGGAGTCGGGACTGCGGAGGGAGCGGATTGGGGCATAAAAATTGGGCCAAAACGGCAAGCGGTAAAATAAACAAAATTTACAGGAACTATTGCTATTATTGCCCCCCGCAACCGGCGAATAGTCAAAAATATAAAGTTTGGCGGCCAGTTTCACAAGCTGGGGGGGATGACCTTTCCGTCACATCGGCTCGGGTTGTGCGCGGTTAAAACCGCCCCCGGGACACCGTCTCCCACACGGCAAACTTTACCCAATCGATCCGTGAGCGCAATTCCCCCCATCGTTATTGCCGTGCCTTCGCCAATTCGTCCACTCCGACCCGTCCAGTCGCCGAAGAAACGATACGGTGGTCCCTTGTTTTGATTGCCCTGGTGTTTGGTGGTGTTTATGCGTTTCTCCCCTGCTAACAGGCTATGCCGCACGTTCGCCCCGCGCCTCTTGGGCCTGTTCTGCGGTCTGGCACTGGCCAGCGCGCAGGCCTTTGCCCGGGATCTGTATGTCGACAATGTGGCGGGGGATAATCGCTGGTTGGCAAACGCCCCCCAGTCCGGCGCCGCCGCCCGTTCCGGGCCGGTGCGCACCATTCAACGCGCGTTGCAATTGGCTGTCAGTGGCGACCGAATTGTCCTGATCAAAAACGAAGAGCCTTACCGTGAATCGATCAGCCTGGTCGGTTCGCGGCACAGCGGGTCCGTTATTCGCCCCTTTGTCATCGAAGGTAACGGCTGCAAACTCTCGGGCACGGTCGCTCCCGATGACCAAGCCTGGGAAACCGTCAGCCCGGACGTTTACCGCGTGCGGATTCAACGCTTGTATTACCAACAACTCTTTTTGGCGGGGCAGCCAGCCGTGCGGCAACCGCAATCGCTGGGCGATCATCCGGGGAACGTGCTGCAACCCCTGGAATGGCAACTGGCGGATGGCTTTTTATACTTTCGGACCGAGCCAAATAAACTGCCGCTGGATTATCAGCCATCATACGCCCAACTGACCGTGGGCGTGACCCTTTACCAGGTTCAAGGGGTGGTTGTGCGGGATTTGATCTTGCAGGGGTTTCATTTGGATGGCGTGCAGGCCCACGATGCCGGGTGGCAAGACCCCGTGGTGCTGGCGGGATTGACCGCACGGGGGAATGGGCGGGCGGGGATCGCGCTGAATGGAGCGGCGGGGGTGGCGATCGATGGCTGCCTGGTGGGAAATAACGGTCATGCGCAGGTGCTGGTGGATGGCCCCGGCGCGGCCAGCGTGACGAATAGCAACCTATTGGCCAATACCGCGCCGCGGTTTGTGCTGAACCGTGGGGGCCAAGCGCGGGTAGAGGGGCAGCCCGTCACACCTGCGGAGCTAAAACAGGAACCGGCGGGGACGGAGCTGCCGGAGTAATGTGGAGTTTGGAAAAATGGAGTTGGGAGAAAAATTAGCATCCGGGGTGATACCTCATTCCCAGGCGAACCCCGTCGCGATTGATAGCGTCCCATAAAACAGAGGCCCGATGATAATGGGGGGTTTGCAAAGGTTGCATAGACTGGTCAGTTTGTGCAGCCTGACGGCCTTGACAAGCCGATTTTGGCCTGATAACTTGAGAAATTCGGATGGTTTGCCTGCTGGGAAGTTTATTTAGACAAACGAGTTTGGCTAAATTACCCAGTGCCGATATTCGGGGGATTAGCTCAGTTGGGAGAGCGCTTGCATGGCATGCAAGAGGTGAGGGGTTCGAGCCCCCTATCCTCCAGTTAAACCTCGGTTGGGATTTTTCCCGCCGAGGTTTTTTCCTGCGCGGTTGAAGCGGCCTTCTGGCAAAATTTATTGCAGTCTCGGATTTGGACTGCATTCTCTCACTGCATTTATAGCGAAGCGCGATCGCTCTGCCTGACGCGGCGGGCGGATAACGTGATAAAGCCAGTGATCGCCATAAACGCCAAGGTGATCGCGTCTGGCAGTACTTTTGACCCCGCCGTGGCGTATTGGCCATGATAAAACCAGATCACGGCGCATTGCCCTAGGATCGCACAAATCCAGGCCCGGATAGATCGAGAGGGGCTTCCGCGAAATTCCTCGTACAGAACGAGACCGACCCCCAGCGTGCGGATCAATGCCGCGATGACTTCCACGTCGCCCCGCCTGGCGTCCCATTCAGGAGTGCTAATCACCGGTATTAAAATGTACGGCAGTAACACCCACAAGATACATTCCAACCGCCGCCAAGGTTGCGGCCAAAACTTCCAGCCGATAAGGCCCGTCAGCCAGACGGAGCAAAAATGCCAGGCGGCAAAGACCCCCGCGTTCCATACCAGATAGCAAACGGCCGCGGCGACGACATGCGACACCATGACCAGTGCTAATGTCCATTTGACGCCCGTGCGACCGGGGTAGATCAGACCCGCAAGAAACCCGCCCAGACCGCAAACAAAGGCTCCCGAGTACAGCACGACCATAAGGATTAACCCCGACCAATCTTGTCCCCCGCCGGATCGATAAGGAATAACCAGCGCGCACACCAGCGGCAGTCCCATTAACAATGCCGCGCCCAGCGCGCCATTCAGCAACGCAAAACCAAATGTTCGCAGACGCGCGGGCCACACGCTTTGTTCAGTCGCCATGGCAATTGCCAATCCGTTGATTGTCTATAAAAGAGTTAATCTGGCTGATTCTTTACTGGGATTCAATAGAATGATGGCAATTAATTTTAATCGAAAATCTCCAGCGGTCTACGACCATAAATATCAGGCTCCGCGGACCCCGTTGCCGTCGCGGGTGATCCCGCGGGACGCCGCGACCATATTGCCCGCGGCGGACGTGTTTTGCTACCCCGTGGATGGGCCGCTGGACATGCCGTTTGGCAAGGGGAGTTACGCGGGGTTTTCGGATATTTTTCGGTACAAGCTGCTGTACGGGGAAGGGGGCTGGTACAGCGACATGGATGTGACGTGCCTCAAGCCGCCGCTGTTTGAGACGG
It encodes:
- a CDS encoding helix-turn-helix domain-containing protein, whose amino-acid sequence is MARQRLLGGALGKLLHAAQLPLCAVDGQSRLIYANPALLTWLDIPEGELLGETHFSSSAQNRAGFLRQALCPPPGAELSPGPVTVPLVLEVALESVTASVTWWPIRHGAGELECLLGMIHRVNQLAGESAGVVSWSDWHARLAWQRGALRLHYRLRDLVGESPAIRVARQQAQLAASCRAPATIVGPVGSGRRSLALAIHAAGLPPEDPPGPDFPGDAGRPLITLDCRLLNAELLAARLGHLPPYQGIKSGPPTTTFKGDASGAWGTLVLLGLQDLPIGLAEASSLMATLERLTHTDSPWRVMATATVGPLELLANQRLSAELAARLSTLVIHLPPLRTRPEDIPWLAQHLVEVENRSRSRSLRGLHAAALERLVLHGWPGDMAELASALRIAAKSAASGEITVADLPPYLVQATEQLRHPREQLAPFDLPDWLAQAERDILRRALAQTRGNKTAAAELVGMNRPRFYRRLVELGLVEENNGPTGDPTPDMQMSGQPGFAHPISVPERGLADPAGNESAALKAAEATARRIARRSKKLPPLPPSTSNAEPEFMEDIPFIPEDE
- a CDS encoding P-II family nitrogen regulator, which produces MKKIEAIIRHFKLEEVKDALHNKGVQGMTVTEVRGFGRQKGHTETYRGAEYAVDFLPKVKIEVVVSDKDVQSVLDTIINSARTGQVGDGKIFVSELSEVIRIRTGETAQAAI
- a CDS encoding right-handed parallel beta-helix repeat-containing protein translates to MRFSPANRLCRTFAPRLLGLFCGLALASAQAFARDLYVDNVAGDNRWLANAPQSGAAARSGPVRTIQRALQLAVSGDRIVLIKNEEPYRESISLVGSRHSGSVIRPFVIEGNGCKLSGTVAPDDQAWETVSPDVYRVRIQRLYYQQLFLAGQPAVRQPQSLGDHPGNVLQPLEWQLADGFLYFRTEPNKLPLDYQPSYAQLTVGVTLYQVQGVVVRDLILQGFHLDGVQAHDAGWQDPVVLAGLTARGNGRAGIALNGAAGVAIDGCLVGNNGHAQVLVDGPGAASVTNSNLLANTAPRFVLNRGGQARVEGQPVTPAELKQEPAGTELPE